In one Streptomyces venezuelae genomic region, the following are encoded:
- a CDS encoding YfcC family protein, with protein MGGSPGEPEEPGDGPPGDPPAKGKWTFPSALTVLAVVTVAVWLLAFLVPSGQYDRNKSGAPVEGTYHRVDSGQSFVDRLNDLFLSPVNGLYGIQDEKTSLVAPDNTGALYGSAGVFLFVLAIGAFITVVFATGALDRGIGRLAHRLRERGALLIAGVMVVFSLLGTVEGFAEETLGFYGLIVPLMLALGYDRMTAVGAIILGAGVGVLCSTVNPFATGVASSAAGISLGDGIVLRAAMWVVLTGVTVAYVIRYAQRVRRDPDRSLSGFLPGDRDRERAADGASEVPELTGLHKAVLVATALVFAFMIFSVVPWSSALTGKADATPYGFELGWSFPQLAALFLCAAVLVGLVARMGEQRLSSTIIQGAADFVSPALVILLARGVTTIMNNSKITDTVLHSIEGVVKGTSSGVFAVIVFLVNLPLAFLIPSTSGHATLAMPILAPLADFAGVSRAVVVTAWQSASGWMNLWVPTTAVTIGGVALAKVGYDKYLRFVWPLLAVLAVLICGFVALGAAVT; from the coding sequence GTGGGAGGGAGTCCGGGAGAGCCAGAGGAACCGGGCGACGGGCCGCCCGGAGACCCGCCCGCCAAGGGCAAGTGGACCTTCCCCAGCGCCCTGACCGTCCTCGCCGTCGTCACCGTCGCGGTCTGGCTGCTCGCGTTCCTCGTCCCGTCGGGGCAGTACGACCGCAACAAGTCGGGCGCTCCCGTGGAGGGCACCTACCACCGTGTCGACTCCGGTCAGTCCTTCGTCGACCGCCTCAACGACCTCTTCCTGTCGCCCGTCAACGGGCTGTACGGCATCCAGGACGAGAAGACCTCGCTGGTCGCGCCCGACAACACCGGCGCGCTGTACGGCAGCGCGGGCGTCTTCCTCTTCGTCCTCGCCATCGGCGCGTTCATCACCGTCGTCTTCGCGACCGGCGCGCTCGACCGGGGCATCGGACGGCTCGCACACCGGCTGCGCGAGCGCGGGGCGCTGCTCATCGCCGGTGTCATGGTGGTGTTCTCGCTGCTCGGCACGGTCGAGGGCTTCGCCGAGGAGACGCTCGGCTTCTACGGTCTGATCGTGCCGCTGATGCTTGCCCTGGGGTACGACCGCATGACCGCGGTCGGCGCGATCATCCTCGGCGCGGGCGTCGGGGTGCTCTGCTCGACGGTGAACCCCTTCGCGACGGGCGTCGCCTCGTCCGCCGCGGGCATCTCGCTCGGTGACGGCATCGTGCTCCGCGCCGCCATGTGGGTCGTGCTGACCGGCGTCACCGTCGCGTACGTCATCCGCTACGCGCAACGCGTGCGACGCGACCCCGACCGCTCCCTCTCCGGCTTCCTGCCCGGCGACCGGGATCGCGAGCGGGCCGCCGACGGCGCGTCCGAGGTGCCCGAGCTCACCGGTCTGCACAAGGCGGTGCTCGTCGCCACGGCCCTCGTCTTCGCCTTCATGATCTTCTCGGTCGTGCCCTGGTCGAGCGCGCTGACCGGCAAGGCCGACGCGACACCGTACGGCTTCGAACTCGGCTGGTCCTTCCCGCAGCTGGCCGCGCTCTTCCTGTGCGCGGCGGTCCTCGTGGGGCTCGTCGCGCGCATGGGGGAGCAGCGGCTCAGCTCGACGATCATCCAGGGCGCGGCCGACTTCGTCTCGCCCGCGCTGGTCATCCTGCTCGCCCGCGGCGTCACGACGATCATGAACAATTCGAAGATCACGGACACCGTGCTCCACTCCATCGAAGGGGTCGTGAAGGGCACGTCCTCCGGGGTCTTCGCCGTCATCGTCTTCCTGGTGAACCTGCCGCTCGCCTTCCTGATCCCCTCCACCTCGGGCCACGCCACGCTCGCCATGCCGATCCTCGCCCCGCTCGCCGACTTCGCCGGCGTCTCGCGGGCGGTCGTCGTGACCGCCTGGCAGTCGGCCAGCGGCTGGATGAACCTCTGGGTGCCGACCACCGCCGTCACCATCGGCGGCGTGGCGCTCGCGAAGGTCGGCTACGACAAGTACCTGCGCTTCGTGTGGCCGCTGCTCGCCGTTCTCGCCGTGCTGATCTGCGGGTTCGTGGCGCTGGGGGCCGCGGTGACCTGA
- a CDS encoding uracil-DNA glycosylase, with product MDGLSELDERITECRACPRLVAWREEVARTKRAAFEDWDYWGRPVPGFGPHDAALLIVGLAPAAHGANRTGRMFTGDRSGAFLYPALHDVGLASQPHAESADDGLTLYGTRITSPVHCAPPANKPTTQERDTCRSWLVSELRLLAPTLRAVIVLGGFGWQAAFPAFAAAGWQVPRPRPTFGHGAHVRLAGDPARPEQEPLDVFGCFHVSQRNTFTGRLTPRMLREVLRTAAFEAGLHPNGPAE from the coding sequence ATGGACGGCCTGAGCGAACTGGACGAGCGGATCACCGAGTGCCGCGCCTGCCCCCGCCTCGTCGCGTGGCGCGAGGAGGTGGCGCGCACCAAGCGCGCCGCGTTCGAGGACTGGGACTACTGGGGGCGGCCCGTGCCCGGCTTCGGGCCGCACGACGCCGCGCTCCTCATCGTCGGCCTCGCGCCCGCCGCGCACGGCGCCAACCGCACAGGACGGATGTTCACCGGCGACCGCTCCGGCGCGTTCCTCTATCCGGCGCTCCACGACGTCGGGCTCGCCTCCCAGCCCCACGCGGAGAGCGCCGACGACGGCCTGACGCTGTACGGCACCCGCATCACCTCACCCGTGCACTGCGCGCCGCCCGCCAACAAGCCCACCACACAGGAGCGCGACACGTGCCGCTCCTGGCTGGTGAGCGAACTGCGACTGCTCGCCCCGACCCTCCGGGCGGTGATCGTGCTCGGCGGCTTCGGCTGGCAGGCCGCGTTCCCCGCCTTCGCCGCGGCGGGCTGGCAGGTGCCGAGGCCTCGCCCGACGTTCGGGCACGGCGCGCACGTACGGCTCGCGGGCGACCCGGCACGCCCGGAGCAGGAGCCGCTGGACGTCTTCGGCTGCTTCCACGTCAGCCAGCGCAACACGTTCACCGGCCGCCTCACCCCCCGGATGCTGCGGGAGGTGCTGCGCACGGCGGCCTTCGAGGCGGGGCTGCACCCGAACGGCCCAGCAGAGTGA
- a CDS encoding nitrate/nitrite transporter, with product MATIGFTLTFWAWDLVAPLGSDFKDRLNLSSFEQSLLVAVPVIVGSLGRVPVGALTDRYGAKKMFPLVSALTIIPVLLIIPAKHSFGAMLAVGFLLGLGGTTFAIGIPLVNSWFPPARRGFALGVFGMGMGGVALSGYFTPRIAKHGENLPFIVVAIALAAFAVLALLLITDRPDRPVPTSSLGTRLGQAGRLRVTWELSALYAIGFGGIVAFGVYLPTYLKTWYDLSPTDAGTKAAGFALVTVIFRPIGGWLSDRMHPATVTTVALAVVALFAVVQAFDPRLNPTGTICFLLMAAGLGTASGSVFALVSQVTPQPQVGSVTGIVGAVGGLGGFLPPLVMGAIYSAKDSYSIGFMLLSDLALAGCVYAYGRMRNAKAE from the coding sequence ATGGCGACCATTGGCTTCACACTCACCTTCTGGGCGTGGGACCTGGTGGCGCCGCTCGGCAGCGATTTCAAGGACCGGCTGAACCTGAGCTCCTTCGAGCAGTCGCTGCTGGTCGCCGTGCCGGTGATCGTCGGCTCGCTGGGCCGCGTCCCGGTCGGCGCCCTCACCGACCGCTACGGCGCCAAGAAGATGTTCCCGCTCGTCTCGGCGCTCACCATCATCCCGGTGCTGCTGATCATCCCGGCCAAGCACAGCTTCGGCGCGATGCTCGCGGTCGGTTTCCTGCTCGGCCTCGGCGGCACGACGTTCGCCATCGGCATCCCGCTGGTGAACTCCTGGTTCCCGCCCGCCCGCAGGGGCTTCGCCCTCGGCGTCTTCGGCATGGGCATGGGCGGTGTGGCGCTCTCCGGCTACTTCACCCCGCGCATCGCCAAACACGGCGAGAACCTCCCGTTCATCGTCGTGGCCATCGCGCTCGCCGCCTTCGCGGTGCTCGCCCTGCTCCTCATCACCGACCGCCCCGACCGGCCCGTCCCCACCAGCTCCCTCGGCACCCGCCTCGGCCAGGCGGGACGGCTGAGGGTGACGTGGGAGCTCTCCGCCCTGTACGCGATCGGCTTCGGCGGGATCGTCGCCTTCGGGGTGTACCTGCCCACGTACCTGAAGACCTGGTACGACCTCTCGCCCACCGACGCGGGCACCAAGGCCGCCGGGTTCGCGCTCGTCACCGTGATCTTCCGGCCCATCGGCGGCTGGCTCTCCGACCGGATGCACCCGGCCACGGTCACCACGGTCGCCCTCGCGGTCGTCGCGCTCTTCGCCGTCGTGCAGGCCTTCGACCCGCGGCTGAACCCCACGGGCACGATCTGCTTCCTGCTCATGGCGGCGGGCCTCGGCACCGCGAGCGGCAGCGTCTTCGCCCTCGTCTCCCAGGTGACCCCGCAGCCGCAGGTCGGCTCCGTCACCGGCATCGTGGGCGCGGTGGGCGGTCTCGGCGGGTTCCTGCCGCCGCTGGTCATGGGCGCGATCTACAGCGCCAAGGACTCGTACTCCATCGGGTTCATGCTCCTCTCCGACCTGGCGCTCGCGGGCTGCGTGTACGCCTACGGGCGCATGCGAAACGCGAAGGCGGAGTGA
- the pip gene encoding prolyl aminopeptidase, producing MALYPDIEPYDHGMLDVGDGNRVYWETCGNPHGKPAVVLHGGPGSGCTPFFRRYFDPDAYRIVLLDQRGAGRSTPHASDPAADMGVNTIKHLTADLELLRRHLGIGQWLVWGVSFGSVLGLRYAQTYPDRVSELVLTGLATGSRAEVDLLTRGLGRVFPEAWEAFRDGVPEAERDGDLAAAYNRLLESPDPEVRATAARAWTDWETACVPAPPRSVPRYEDAAFRAGFARTVTHYFAHDHWLGGDEVVLRDADSLRGIPGVLVQGTLDFGNLLGIPWRLRQAWPDSELVLVDLAGHNAGARGIAEALTAATDRFRPA from the coding sequence ATGGCTCTCTATCCGGATATCGAACCCTACGACCACGGCATGCTCGACGTCGGCGACGGCAACCGCGTGTACTGGGAGACCTGCGGCAACCCGCACGGCAAGCCGGCCGTGGTGCTGCACGGAGGCCCCGGTTCCGGCTGTACGCCCTTCTTCCGCCGGTACTTCGACCCTGATGCGTACCGGATCGTCCTGCTCGATCAGCGCGGCGCCGGCCGCTCCACGCCGCACGCGAGCGACCCGGCGGCCGACATGGGCGTCAACACGATCAAGCACCTGACCGCCGACCTCGAGCTGCTGCGGCGCCACCTCGGCATCGGGCAGTGGCTCGTGTGGGGCGTCTCGTTCGGGTCCGTGCTGGGCCTCCGTTACGCGCAGACGTATCCGGACCGCGTCTCCGAACTGGTCCTCACGGGGCTCGCCACGGGTAGCCGCGCCGAAGTCGACCTGCTGACGCGAGGGCTCGGCCGGGTCTTCCCCGAGGCGTGGGAGGCGTTCCGCGACGGCGTGCCGGAGGCGGAGCGGGACGGGGACCTGGCCGCCGCGTACAACCGCCTCCTGGAGTCACCCGACCCGGAGGTACGGGCCACCGCGGCGCGGGCCTGGACGGACTGGGAGACGGCCTGCGTACCGGCGCCTCCCCGGTCCGTGCCGCGCTACGAGGACGCCGCCTTCCGGGCCGGCTTCGCACGCACCGTCACGCACTACTTCGCCCACGACCACTGGCTGGGCGGCGACGAGGTCGTCCTGCGGGACGCGGATTCCCTCCGGGGGATCCCGGGCGTGCTGGTCCAGGGCACCCTGGACTTCGGGAACCTCCTCGGCATCCCGTGGCGGCTGCGACAGGCGTGGCCCGACAGCGAACTCGTGCTCGTCGACCTCGCGGGGCACAACGCGGGGGCGCGCGGTATCGCGGAGGCGCTGACAGCGGCGACGGACCGGTTCCGTCCGGCGTGA
- a CDS encoding glycoside hydrolase family 6 protein, whose product MGFAPAPADTAPADIAPADTAPAETAAPAEGTAPAFWVDPQSAAVRQVAEWRRAGREADARLIERIAGQPQAVWLHSDGAGAVVRSQVEAAARAGRTAVLVAYFVPHRDCGAYSSGGARDAAHYRRWIDDFAAGLGSRGAYVIVEPDAVAQLVAGCPRADAAERYGLLAHAVERLKRQPHTRVYLDAGNASWIPDERRLVAPLRRAGIAKADGFALNVSNHQTDATSSAYAHRLARELGGGKHFVIDSSRNGNGPYQGPQAWCNPPGRALGTPPTTRTGDPSLDAYLWIKRPGESDGTCRGGPRAGQWWPEYALGMARRARG is encoded by the coding sequence ATGGGCTTCGCTCCCGCCCCTGCCGACACCGCCCCCGCCGACATCGCCCCTGCCGACACCGCCCCCGCCGAAACAGCCGCCCCCGCCGAAGGCACCGCTCCCGCGTTCTGGGTCGACCCGCAGAGCGCAGCCGTGCGGCAGGTGGCGGAGTGGCGGCGGGCGGGGCGGGAGGCGGACGCGCGGCTCATCGAGCGCATCGCGGGGCAACCCCAGGCGGTCTGGCTGCACAGCGACGGGGCCGGCGCCGTGGTGCGGTCGCAGGTCGAGGCAGCGGCCAGGGCGGGGCGCACGGCGGTGCTCGTGGCGTACTTCGTTCCGCACCGGGACTGCGGCGCGTACTCGTCGGGCGGGGCCCGCGACGCCGCGCACTACCGCCGGTGGATCGACGACTTCGCCGCGGGCCTCGGCTCGCGCGGCGCGTACGTGATCGTCGAACCGGACGCCGTCGCCCAACTGGTGGCGGGCTGCCCGCGCGCGGACGCGGCCGAGCGGTACGGGCTGCTCGCCCACGCCGTCGAGCGCCTGAAGCGGCAGCCGCACACGAGGGTCTACCTCGACGCGGGCAACGCGAGCTGGATCCCGGACGAACGGCGCCTGGTCGCCCCGTTGCGCAGGGCAGGCATCGCCAAGGCCGACGGCTTCGCCCTGAACGTCTCCAACCACCAGACCGACGCGACCAGTTCCGCGTACGCGCACCGTCTCGCCCGGGAGCTCGGCGGCGGCAAGCACTTCGTCATCGACAGCAGCCGCAACGGAAACGGCCCCTACCAAGGCCCCCAGGCCTGGTGCAACCCGCCCGGCCGCGCCCTCGGCACGCCCCCCACCACCAGAACCGGTGACCCCTCCCTCGACGCCTACCTGTGGATCAAGCGTCCCGGCGAGTCGGACGGCACGTGCCGGGGCGGCCCGCGGGCAGGCCAGTGGTGGCCGGAGTACGCACTGGGCATGGCCCGACGGGCGCGCGGCTAG
- a CDS encoding RidA family protein, with protein MTAPERTVVPTLFPPPGYAHAAVVEAGTRLAFMAGSVPLDPDGRLVGEGDITRQTAQVVANLDEALRAVGSDLSQVVASTVYVVGDEPAALSEAWDVVRGSALHDGPHTSTLLGTSCLGYPGQLVEITATAVVPDRP; from the coding sequence ATGACCGCACCTGAACGCACCGTCGTCCCCACCCTCTTCCCGCCTCCCGGATACGCCCACGCCGCCGTCGTCGAGGCCGGCACCCGGCTCGCCTTCATGGCGGGCTCCGTCCCGCTCGATCCCGACGGCAGGCTCGTCGGGGAGGGCGACATCACCCGGCAGACCGCGCAGGTCGTCGCCAATCTCGACGAGGCCCTGCGCGCGGTGGGAAGCGACCTGTCGCAGGTGGTCGCCAGCACGGTGTACGTGGTCGGTGACGAGCCCGCGGCACTGAGCGAGGCCTGGGACGTCGTGCGCGGTTCCGCCCTGCACGACGGGCCGCACACGTCGACCTTGCTCGGCACGTCCTGCCTCGGCTACCCGGGGCAGCTCGTCGAGATCACCGCCACCGCCGTCGTCCCCGACCGGCCCTAG
- a CDS encoding MFS transporter yields the protein MYLATTDAVAKASEQEQSGARRGRVAGPVLALGAVSLVTDISSEMVTAVLPLYFVLQLGLSPLQFGFLDGLYNGVTALVRLAGGYAADRGGRHKLVAGGGYALSALSRLGLLLAGGATAGIGAALAADRIGKGVRTAPRDALISLSSPPDTLGRAFGVHRAMDTTGALLGPLAAFALLWATADAYDAVFVVSFCFGLLGVLMLVAFVPGHLSPALPRSPHPAPERQQTERQRTQPSAPRPRALHLLRVPAFRRVLVAAALLGAATIGDAFLYLLLQRRLDFAVSWFPLLPLGAAAVYLLLAVPAGRLADRVGRRVPFLAGHVALLGGYVLLLAPTDGWPLLIGVLLLLGVFYAATDGVLMALVAPVVAQERRASGMAVLQTGQALARLVAAAGFGAAWTLWGVETALTCAVLALTAAVAGAAVLLPRSDTSSGGST from the coding sequence ATGTATCTGGCCACCACCGACGCGGTCGCCAAGGCCTCGGAGCAGGAACAGTCCGGGGCCCGGCGCGGCCGCGTCGCGGGACCCGTCCTCGCGCTCGGCGCGGTCAGCCTGGTCACGGACATCTCCTCCGAGATGGTCACCGCCGTCCTGCCGCTCTACTTCGTCCTCCAACTCGGCCTCTCCCCCCTACAGTTCGGCTTTCTCGACGGGCTCTACAACGGAGTCACGGCGCTGGTGCGGCTGGCCGGCGGGTACGCCGCCGACCGCGGCGGCCGGCACAAACTCGTCGCGGGCGGCGGCTACGCACTCTCCGCGCTCTCCCGGCTCGGGCTGCTCCTCGCGGGCGGTGCCACCGCGGGGATCGGCGCGGCGCTCGCCGCCGACCGCATCGGCAAGGGCGTGCGCACCGCGCCGCGCGACGCCCTCATCTCGCTGAGCAGCCCGCCCGACACGCTGGGCCGCGCCTTCGGAGTGCACCGGGCGATGGACACGACGGGCGCGCTGCTCGGGCCGCTCGCCGCGTTCGCGCTGCTGTGGGCGACGGCCGACGCGTACGACGCCGTGTTCGTCGTCAGCTTCTGCTTCGGGCTGCTCGGGGTGCTGATGCTGGTCGCGTTCGTGCCGGGACACCTGTCACCGGCGCTCCCGCGATCACCGCACCCCGCCCCCGAACGACAGCAAACCGAACGACAACGAACCCAACCCTCCGCCCCACGCCCTCGCGCCCTGCACCTGCTCCGCGTCCCCGCCTTCCGGCGCGTCCTGGTCGCGGCGGCGCTGCTCGGCGCCGCCACCATCGGCGACGCGTTCCTCTACCTCCTCCTCCAGCGGCGGCTCGACTTCGCCGTCTCGTGGTTCCCGCTCCTGCCGCTGGGCGCCGCCGCCGTGTACCTGCTGCTCGCCGTCCCCGCGGGGCGGCTCGCCGACCGCGTCGGGCGCCGCGTGCCGTTCCTCGCCGGACACGTCGCACTGCTCGGCGGTTACGTCCTCCTGCTCGCGCCCACCGACGGCTGGCCGCTCCTCATCGGCGTACTGCTGCTCCTCGGGGTCTTCTACGCGGCCACCGACGGCGTGCTGATGGCGCTGGTCGCCCCCGTGGTCGCCCAGGAGCGGCGGGCCAGCGGCATGGCCGTCCTGCAGACCGGCCAGGCGCTGGCCCGGCTCGTCGCCGCGGCCGGGTTCGGCGCGGCGTGGACGCTGTGGGGCGTCGAGACCGCGCTGACCTGCGCGGTGCTCGCCCTGACAGCGGCGGTCGCCGGGGCGGCGGTGCTGCTCCCGCGGTCGGACACATCTTCCGGAGGCTCCACGTGA
- a CDS encoding metallophosphoesterase family protein yields the protein MPLTLRTTIPIAAGASLALVGGVLLWSPAGEADASPAAAPAAARAGFTAVAAGDIAEQCTASSSSCKHPKTAALVKQINPSFVLTMGDNQYDDARLKDFQKYYDKSWGAFKSKTRPVPGNHESYDPAGAFKGYKSYFGSVAYPDGESYYSFDQGNWHFIALDSNNFDDDEQIDWLKDDLAANSKKCVAAYWHHPLFSSGEHGNDPVGRPVWKLLQANKAELVLNGHDHHYERFAPQNADGKADADGIVEVLGGMGGANPYDIEEVQPNSQKRLTDTFGVLKLNFTDTGFSWNLVATDGSTKDTSPSYNCR from the coding sequence ATGCCGCTCACCCTTCGCACGACCATCCCCATCGCCGCCGGCGCCTCGCTCGCCCTCGTCGGCGGCGTACTGCTGTGGTCCCCCGCGGGGGAGGCCGACGCCTCCCCCGCGGCGGCCCCCGCCGCCGCCCGCGCCGGGTTCACGGCGGTCGCCGCGGGCGACATCGCCGAGCAGTGCACGGCGAGCAGCAGCAGCTGCAAGCACCCCAAGACCGCCGCTCTGGTCAAGCAGATCAACCCGTCCTTCGTGCTGACCATGGGCGACAACCAGTACGACGACGCGCGCCTGAAGGACTTCCAGAAGTACTACGACAAGAGCTGGGGCGCCTTCAAGAGCAAGACGCGGCCCGTCCCCGGCAACCACGAGAGCTACGACCCGGCGGGCGCGTTCAAGGGCTACAAGTCCTACTTCGGGTCCGTCGCCTACCCCGACGGCGAGAGCTACTACAGCTTCGACCAGGGCAACTGGCACTTCATCGCCCTCGACTCCAACAACTTCGACGACGACGAGCAGATCGACTGGCTCAAGGACGACCTCGCCGCCAACTCCAAGAAGTGCGTGGCCGCGTACTGGCACCACCCGCTCTTCTCCTCCGGCGAGCACGGCAACGATCCGGTCGGCCGCCCGGTCTGGAAGCTGCTCCAGGCCAACAAGGCCGAGCTGGTGCTCAACGGCCACGACCACCACTACGAGCGGTTCGCCCCGCAGAACGCGGACGGCAAGGCCGATGCCGACGGCATCGTCGAGGTGCTCGGGGGCATGGGCGGCGCCAATCCGTACGACATCGAGGAAGTGCAGCCCAACAGCCAGAAGCGGCTCACCGACACCTTCGGTGTCCTGAAGCTGAACTTCACCGACACCGGCTTCTCCTGGAACCTCGTGGCCACGGACGGCTCCACGAAGGACACCAGCCCGTCCTACAACTGCCGCTGA